The proteins below come from a single Streptomyces sp. M92 genomic window:
- a CDS encoding universal stress protein → MTEQHAQRFERGTDGPKVIVVGVDGSDSSLRAAAYAGGLARRQRALLAVVYVQPVLAAGAALGAPVAETTDEIAEDLVARIREATERAKGIFDVRWEFHTFRGDPYNGLVKAADELKADAVVVGASEQAGHRIVGSVAVRLVKAGRWPVTVVP, encoded by the coding sequence GTGACGGAACAGCACGCCCAGCGGTTCGAGCGGGGCACGGACGGACCCAAGGTCATCGTCGTCGGGGTGGACGGCTCCGACTCCTCGCTGCGGGCGGCCGCCTACGCCGGCGGCCTGGCCCGGCGGCAGCGCGCGCTGCTCGCCGTGGTGTACGTGCAGCCGGTGCTGGCGGCGGGTGCCGCGCTCGGGGCTCCGGTGGCGGAGACGACCGACGAGATCGCCGAGGACCTGGTGGCCCGGATCCGGGAGGCGACCGAGCGGGCCAAGGGGATATTCGACGTGCGCTGGGAGTTCCACACCTTCCGCGGTGATCCGTACAACGGACTGGTGAAGGCGGCCGACGAGCTCAAGGCCGACGCCGTGGTCGTGGGCGCCTCGGAGCAGGCCGGGCACCGGATCGTGGGGTCGGTCGCGGTGCGGCTGGTGAAGGCGGGGCGCTGGCCGGTGACCGTGGTGCCGTAA
- a CDS encoding polymorphic toxin-type HINT domain-containing protein, with protein sequence MLATTLCFGLLSASPAAAQEDPEIPALRSQVVELWETGGTGIREAAEQALLGSDEDIRAFLTDMPALQVVDDRVDVARVVNVGGTSVREAAKKALLGTPADVEAFLAGGWKAPYEADQRAEAAKVIHFGGTAVQEAGKAALQGTPEDVTHFLEVEQWDKRESDDRAEVSRIYNSGGTNVKAAARLALLGTYEDVLEFLDVGQFVARNRDQEHATIEQLIKQAETAGKQAEQATDKAEEASAKAVAAGVLAEEAAQRAAKETEAAKDDAQRASVKSQQAADAARAAADAAQTAIGAANAANRSARRAALAAAQTANAAVAAADAAARASKAAIAAGKDRDKADAARDRAAEARKAGELARRSAKAAEQAGLASLAAAEAVGAAKSASGNANNAADAADAAAGYAEAAGGSAAEARAAAAETRRHANEANRAANAAESLARKSATAANAARDAANSAAEHADKAADAAEDAAKYAWEASEQAAKSTAQAKLADAAADSAEQAVTLAKTTFALARQTEAEDLAARTNAAIERAKTQQAVTHEFTRDVAKSVADGQAIEDDTKALAAELAKPDADKTAIAEQGREIALRAMKYYGSWRKDAAAQALSGSDDAVLEYLRTGWQSGVADEMRQQVADLSTTSPYDKVRTAAVEALKGTDEQVRDFYLTGQYEAAEADYRAEISKIYNTGGTSTKEKAKAALLDGSIPALRTFLNRTQYSARNTDERAAASKLFNDDGPEVRAAAKIALNAPANELHTFIQAGQYMADRKDQLAYTHIAQVDRLIAEGEMIATKAREDAHRAAQAAHIANNAADDAERSRLAAEASAKEADGYATQADQAAGRAEASAADAQESATTARNAANRAQQDAVNAEESAADAAFSASYARASAEMARKSADDAHQAALDAGKSADEAEADAKAAWDDVVTKREAELAEERRLAAEQRKAEREKEEKPKCFINIYRDTLPPCMMSGGEIVIPKVDEVTTEIFWELTGLNDIKRCATDPTLSDCLWATVTVLPAGKIKSVKSIDKIKDIIEKSRAGRVVKCATCFLAGTKVLMADGSRKNIESIRPGETVTATDPVTGQTEARVVEDLIVTDQDQSFSALKISTSRGSETLTATHEHPFWSPSRAEWVEAGDLQPGTTLRTLDGSPATVQENRPFIDQARTYNLTVEALHTFYVLAGDTPVLVHNDVCGVRVSPMAPDWATKGAHLHVGADEVRVFGDEVGGIGAKPLRMSHGWASNKSVQKVLDTLKSSPELRKDLIQKARAAQTEMNKHNWGNTKNRALELQYLIKALEKLG encoded by the coding sequence ATGCTGGCCACCACGCTGTGCTTCGGACTGCTGTCGGCGTCACCAGCGGCGGCACAGGAAGACCCGGAGATTCCCGCACTCCGCAGTCAAGTCGTAGAGCTGTGGGAAACCGGGGGAACCGGCATCCGGGAAGCGGCTGAGCAAGCACTGCTCGGTTCGGACGAGGACATTCGGGCGTTCCTCACGGACATGCCTGCGCTGCAGGTGGTCGATGACCGGGTCGATGTCGCCCGAGTGGTGAACGTTGGCGGTACGTCGGTTCGGGAGGCCGCGAAGAAGGCTCTCCTCGGTACGCCCGCGGACGTGGAGGCCTTCCTGGCCGGTGGCTGGAAGGCACCGTATGAGGCGGACCAGCGGGCAGAAGCCGCCAAGGTGATTCACTTCGGTGGGACGGCCGTGCAGGAAGCCGGCAAGGCCGCTCTGCAGGGCACGCCGGAGGATGTGACGCACTTCCTCGAGGTCGAGCAGTGGGACAAGCGGGAGTCCGACGACCGGGCCGAAGTCTCCAGGATCTACAACTCAGGCGGCACGAATGTGAAGGCGGCTGCCAGGCTCGCTCTCCTGGGCACCTACGAGGACGTCCTGGAATTCCTGGATGTCGGCCAGTTCGTGGCACGCAACCGTGACCAGGAGCATGCCACGATCGAACAACTGATCAAGCAGGCCGAAACCGCTGGCAAGCAGGCCGAGCAGGCCACCGACAAGGCTGAGGAGGCTTCCGCCAAGGCGGTTGCCGCAGGGGTGCTGGCCGAGGAGGCTGCGCAGCGCGCGGCGAAGGAAACCGAGGCCGCCAAGGACGACGCGCAGCGCGCGTCGGTCAAGTCTCAGCAGGCCGCCGACGCGGCCCGCGCTGCGGCCGACGCGGCGCAGACCGCGATCGGTGCCGCCAACGCTGCCAACCGTTCCGCCCGCCGTGCCGCTCTCGCGGCGGCACAGACCGCCAACGCGGCCGTCGCGGCGGCCGATGCGGCCGCGCGTGCGTCGAAGGCGGCGATCGCGGCCGGAAAGGACCGGGACAAGGCGGACGCGGCCCGCGACCGTGCGGCTGAGGCGCGTAAGGCCGGTGAACTCGCCCGGCGTTCCGCGAAGGCCGCCGAACAGGCCGGACTGGCATCACTGGCGGCTGCCGAAGCCGTCGGCGCGGCGAAGTCCGCGAGCGGCAACGCCAACAACGCCGCCGACGCCGCCGACGCCGCAGCCGGATACGCTGAAGCAGCAGGAGGCTCCGCAGCGGAAGCACGTGCAGCTGCGGCGGAAACGCGTCGGCACGCGAATGAGGCGAACCGTGCGGCGAATGCCGCTGAGTCCCTGGCGCGTAAGTCGGCCACGGCCGCGAACGCAGCGCGTGACGCCGCGAACTCGGCGGCGGAACATGCCGACAAGGCCGCGGACGCGGCCGAAGACGCGGCCAAGTATGCCTGGGAGGCGTCCGAGCAGGCAGCCAAGTCCACGGCACAGGCCAAGCTCGCCGACGCGGCGGCCGACAGCGCAGAGCAGGCCGTTACCCTTGCGAAGACGACCTTTGCCCTAGCCCGGCAGACCGAAGCCGAAGACCTCGCCGCACGCACCAACGCAGCCATCGAACGCGCCAAGACGCAGCAGGCCGTCACTCACGAGTTCACCCGGGACGTGGCCAAGTCGGTCGCGGACGGTCAGGCGATCGAAGACGACACGAAGGCGCTGGCCGCCGAGCTCGCCAAGCCTGATGCCGACAAGACCGCCATCGCCGAGCAGGGCCGCGAGATAGCGCTGCGAGCCATGAAGTACTACGGCTCCTGGCGAAAGGACGCCGCCGCCCAGGCCCTGAGCGGGTCCGATGACGCTGTGCTCGAATATCTGCGCACCGGCTGGCAGTCCGGTGTGGCGGACGAGATGCGTCAGCAAGTCGCCGACCTCTCCACCACGAGTCCGTACGACAAGGTCCGCACCGCGGCGGTCGAGGCGCTGAAGGGTACTGACGAGCAGGTGCGGGACTTCTACCTGACCGGCCAGTACGAAGCGGCCGAGGCGGACTACCGCGCCGAGATCAGCAAGATCTACAACACGGGCGGCACCAGTACGAAGGAGAAGGCGAAGGCGGCGCTGCTGGACGGCAGCATCCCCGCCCTGCGGACCTTCCTGAACAGAACGCAGTACTCCGCTCGCAACACGGATGAGCGAGCCGCAGCGTCGAAGCTCTTCAACGACGATGGTCCCGAGGTCAGGGCAGCCGCAAAGATCGCGCTGAACGCACCCGCCAACGAGCTCCACACTTTCATCCAGGCCGGCCAGTACATGGCCGATCGCAAGGACCAACTCGCCTACACTCACATCGCCCAGGTCGACCGGCTCATCGCGGAAGGCGAGATGATCGCCACAAAGGCCCGGGAGGACGCCCACCGGGCCGCCCAGGCCGCACACATCGCCAACAACGCCGCCGACGACGCCGAAAGGTCACGCCTCGCTGCCGAAGCGAGCGCCAAGGAAGCAGACGGCTACGCGACCCAGGCCGACCAAGCTGCTGGCCGCGCCGAAGCCAGCGCCGCGGATGCCCAGGAATCCGCCACCACCGCACGCAACGCGGCCAACCGCGCCCAACAGGACGCTGTCAACGCCGAAGAGTCCGCTGCGGACGCCGCATTCTCAGCGAGTTATGCGCGGGCGTCTGCCGAAATGGCCCGCAAGTCGGCTGACGATGCGCACCAGGCAGCGCTCGATGCGGGAAAGAGTGCCGACGAAGCCGAAGCCGACGCAAAGGCAGCCTGGGATGACGTCGTCACGAAGCGGGAAGCCGAACTGGCCGAGGAACGTCGGCTGGCTGCCGAGCAGCGTAAGGCGGAGCGGGAAAAAGAAGAGAAGCCGAAGTGCTTCATCAACATCTACCGGGATACTCTCCCGCCCTGCATGATGAGCGGTGGAGAGATCGTCATTCCCAAGGTCGACGAGGTTACGACCGAGATATTCTGGGAACTGACGGGTCTCAACGACATCAAGCGATGCGCTACTGACCCGACCCTGAGTGACTGCCTGTGGGCGACAGTGACCGTGCTTCCCGCCGGGAAGATCAAGTCGGTCAAGAGTATCGATAAGATCAAGGATATTATCGAGAAGTCGCGCGCGGGACGGGTGGTGAAGTGCGCGACATGTTTCCTTGCCGGGACCAAGGTGCTAATGGCGGACGGTTCCCGCAAGAACATCGAGTCGATCAGGCCAGGTGAGACAGTCACCGCCACTGACCCGGTTACTGGGCAGACAGAAGCCCGCGTCGTCGAGGATCTCATTGTCACGGATCAGGACCAGTCCTTCAGCGCGCTGAAAATCTCGACGAGTCGCGGATCCGAGACGCTGACCGCAACCCATGAGCACCCCTTCTGGTCCCCGTCGCGTGCGGAGTGGGTCGAGGCCGGTGACCTTCAGCCGGGAACGACTCTGCGGACGCTGGACGGATCTCCGGCCACGGTGCAGGAGAACCGGCCGTTCATCGACCAGGCCCGGACATACAACCTCACCGTCGAGGCGCTGCACACCTTCTATGTGCTGGCCGGCGATACGCCAGTCCTGGTGCACAATGATGTCTGCGGCGTCCGGGTGTCTCCCATGGCTCCTGACTGGGCAACGAAGGGCGCGCACCTGCACGTAGGTGCGGATGAGGTCCGCGTGTTCGGTGACGAGGTCGGCGGGATCGGAGCCAAGCCGCTTCGTATGTCACACGGGTGGGCGTCCAACAAGAGTGTCCAGAAAGTTCTCGACACGCTGAAGAGCAGCCCTGAACTCCGCAAGGACCTGATCCAGAAGGCCCGTGCCGCGCAGACCGAAATGAACAAGCACAACTGGGGCAACACCAAGAACCGCGCCCTTGAACTGCAGTACCTGATCAAGGCTTTGGAGAAGCTGGGATGA
- a CDS encoding FG-GAP-like repeat-containing protein, which translates to MINNPRRATPASVASRVRRTVTSATLTAAVVSGVLVGPPAQAVVGSPVDNGDFTYTARIVVGEHDRACSGALVDPQWVMSAASCFSVDGRPAIGKPETATTVTIGGTDLTQTGDSVQQAVDLVPHPDRDLILVRLAQAITAPAIKPVKLATTPAVAGEKLTKAGFGRTETEWVPGKLHTGTFTVASTTATDVNLNGSDTATVCQGDAGGPALRSVDGVPELVAVNARSWQGGCLGTDPAETRTNAVDTRVDDLGGWVAMVTGARWGQAGESAAASQELSGDFDGDGRTDTATLHKYAPTSSGANHTALWKFTSTTSASYSPVRGWDSVAAGSGSWDWERSKAVAGDFNGDGKDDVAVLYKLSPAADGRNRTALWTFLSNGPGFDAPVVKWNSTSSWNWDRSKPIAGDFDGDGKTDVGVLYNNGQNADGRNVTTLWTFTSNGTGFGAPDAEWASTSSWDWDRSNPVTGDYNGDGKTDVAILYNNGQNADGRNQVRLWTLSSNGPGFDAPVDQWYSGTTSWDWNRSKPVAGDFNGDGKDDIAILYNNGQNADGRNQTKLWTSNGDTFEAPVTKWESGTGSWDWNRSKPVAGDFDGDGKDDVHVLYDYGRQANGSYRSAWWRFSSTGNGFDNPYRVWDSSNIAP; encoded by the coding sequence ATGATCAACAATCCTCGGCGCGCGACGCCGGCCAGTGTGGCTTCGCGTGTGCGCAGGACGGTCACGAGTGCCACGCTCACGGCGGCCGTTGTCTCCGGCGTCCTCGTCGGCCCTCCCGCCCAGGCCGTTGTCGGCAGCCCCGTCGACAACGGTGACTTCACCTACACGGCGCGGATCGTCGTCGGCGAGCATGACCGTGCCTGCTCCGGTGCGCTCGTGGACCCGCAGTGGGTCATGTCCGCGGCCAGTTGCTTCTCCGTCGACGGAAGACCGGCCATCGGCAAGCCGGAGACGGCCACCACGGTCACGATCGGCGGAACGGACCTGACACAAACCGGTGACAGCGTCCAACAAGCCGTTGACCTGGTGCCCCACCCCGACCGCGACCTCATTCTGGTCCGGCTCGCCCAGGCGATCACCGCCCCGGCCATCAAGCCGGTCAAGCTGGCCACCACTCCGGCCGTCGCAGGCGAGAAGCTGACCAAGGCCGGCTTCGGGCGCACCGAGACCGAGTGGGTTCCAGGCAAGCTCCACACCGGCACGTTCACCGTCGCTTCCACCACCGCCACCGATGTCAACCTGAACGGCTCGGACACCGCGACCGTGTGCCAGGGCGACGCCGGCGGGCCGGCCCTACGCTCTGTCGACGGCGTCCCCGAGCTCGTCGCGGTCAACGCGCGCTCCTGGCAGGGGGGCTGTCTGGGCACCGATCCCGCCGAGACTCGCACGAACGCGGTCGACACCCGGGTCGACGACCTGGGAGGATGGGTCGCGATGGTGACTGGCGCGCGCTGGGGCCAGGCGGGCGAGAGCGCCGCCGCGTCGCAGGAGCTGTCGGGCGACTTCGACGGTGACGGCAGGACCGACACAGCGACGCTGCACAAGTACGCACCGACCTCGAGCGGGGCCAATCACACCGCGCTGTGGAAGTTCACCAGCACCACGTCGGCGTCGTACAGCCCAGTGCGCGGGTGGGACAGCGTGGCGGCAGGGTCGGGGTCGTGGGACTGGGAGCGGTCCAAGGCTGTCGCGGGCGACTTCAACGGGGACGGCAAGGACGACGTAGCGGTCCTGTACAAGTTGTCTCCCGCGGCCGACGGTCGCAATCGGACCGCGCTGTGGACCTTCCTCAGCAACGGCCCCGGTTTTGACGCGCCGGTCGTGAAGTGGAACAGCACCTCCTCGTGGAACTGGGACCGCTCCAAGCCGATTGCGGGCGACTTCGACGGTGACGGCAAGACGGACGTCGGTGTCCTCTACAACAACGGCCAGAACGCCGACGGCCGCAACGTCACCACGCTGTGGACGTTCACCAGCAACGGCACGGGTTTCGGAGCACCCGACGCGGAGTGGGCCTCCACCTCCTCATGGGACTGGGACCGCTCCAATCCCGTGACGGGCGACTACAACGGCGACGGCAAGACCGATGTCGCCATCCTCTACAACAACGGCCAGAACGCCGACGGCCGCAACCAGGTCCGACTGTGGACTCTGAGCAGCAACGGTCCCGGCTTCGACGCGCCGGTCGACCAATGGTACTCCGGCACCACGTCCTGGGACTGGAACCGGTCCAAGCCCGTCGCCGGCGACTTCAACGGTGACGGCAAGGACGACATCGCCATCCTCTACAACAACGGCCAGAACGCCGACGGCCGCAACCAGACCAAGCTGTGGACCAGCAACGGCGACACGTTCGAGGCGCCCGTCACCAAGTGGGAATCCGGCACCGGTTCCTGGGACTGGAACCGGTCCAAGCCCGTCGCCGGCGACTTCGACGGCGACGGCAAGGACGACGTCCACGTCCTGTACGACTACGGTCGGCAGGCCAACGGCTCCTACCGCTCCGCCTGGTGGCGCTTCAGCAGCACCGGGAACGGCTTCGACAACCCCTACCGCGTCTGGGACAGCAGCAACATCGCCCCTTGA
- a CDS encoding bestrophin-like domain, giving the protein MPEWLVLTLAMVAAGVVVVIITFVRHRRASDDEDITETPDVIEYMTMWIGVVYAIVLGLAIAGVWEARSAAQDHVQAEAVALHEISERVRVYPPDVRDRIREDVNAYVGHVVTTEWKVMADRGEVTERGTELLDRVRADVTDYEPRTDFEAQAYQPLVDQVTAADQARIARAESTGATMPGVVWFGLITGGVVTVGMVFALQIRRTARELVLAGLFSALIAFLLFLIWDFDAPFSRGVAASTDPFLNLFPGARD; this is encoded by the coding sequence TTGCCGGAATGGCTTGTTCTCACCCTCGCGATGGTGGCCGCCGGTGTCGTGGTGGTCATCATCACCTTCGTGCGGCACCGCCGGGCGTCCGACGACGAGGACATCACCGAGACCCCGGACGTCATCGAGTACATGACGATGTGGATCGGTGTGGTGTACGCCATCGTCCTGGGCTTGGCCATCGCGGGTGTCTGGGAGGCGCGCAGCGCCGCCCAGGACCACGTCCAGGCGGAGGCGGTCGCGCTGCACGAGATCTCGGAACGCGTCCGCGTCTACCCGCCCGACGTCCGTGACCGCATCCGGGAGGATGTCAACGCCTATGTCGGACACGTCGTCACCACCGAGTGGAAGGTGATGGCCGACCGGGGCGAGGTGACCGAGCGCGGCACCGAGCTCCTCGACCGCGTCCGGGCGGACGTCACGGACTACGAACCGAGGACGGACTTCGAGGCCCAGGCGTACCAGCCGCTCGTCGACCAGGTGACCGCCGCGGACCAGGCCCGCATCGCCCGCGCGGAGTCGACCGGTGCGACGATGCCGGGCGTGGTGTGGTTCGGCCTCATCACGGGCGGTGTCGTCACGGTCGGAATGGTCTTCGCCCTGCAGATCCGGCGCACGGCCCGTGAACTGGTCCTGGCCGGGCTGTTCTCGGCGCTGATCGCCTTCCTGCTCTTCCTCATCTGGGACTTCGACGCACCGTTCAGCCGCGGTGTGGCGGCGTCGACGGACCCGTTCCTCAACCTCTTCCCCGGAGCACGGGACTGA
- a CDS encoding CapA family protein, which yields MITRSRQVALALTALLAAGAACQARDHEPPKPKPPAPAPSAADDGAFTLVASGDVLPHDSIIDRARFDAGGTGYDFRPMLAGARPVVSGADLALCHMETVYGANGDYSGYPLFKSPPEVAKALAATGYDGCSTASNHSVDDGADGIRRTLDALDRAGVRHAGTARSEAEARTTTVLRAGRAKVAHLAYTLHTNGHPLPDGQPWAVDMIDEERIVADSRAAREEGADVVVVSLHWGTEWQDEPDQDQLTLARSLTAARAGERPAIDLILGTHAHVPQAYEKVNGTWVVYGMGDQIAGEMINGDGERDPRGNQSSIGRFTFAPPDRPGERWRVTKAEFVPQLFDVDAGRVVNLNRALDKGAEVKAVRDRVRDVVLSRGAAEDGLVMGK from the coding sequence ATGATCACACGCAGTCGGCAGGTGGCCCTGGCCCTGACCGCCCTCCTCGCCGCGGGCGCGGCCTGCCAGGCCCGCGACCACGAACCACCGAAGCCGAAGCCACCGGCCCCGGCCCCGTCCGCCGCGGACGACGGCGCCTTCACCCTGGTCGCCTCCGGCGACGTGCTGCCGCACGACTCGATCATCGACCGGGCCCGCTTCGACGCGGGCGGCACGGGCTACGACTTCCGCCCCATGCTGGCGGGCGCCCGCCCCGTCGTCTCCGGCGCCGACCTGGCCCTGTGCCACATGGAGACGGTGTACGGCGCGAACGGCGACTACAGCGGCTACCCCCTGTTCAAGTCCCCGCCGGAGGTGGCCAAGGCACTGGCCGCCACCGGCTACGACGGCTGCTCCACCGCCTCCAACCACAGCGTCGACGACGGCGCGGACGGCATCCGCCGGACCCTGGACGCCCTCGACCGCGCCGGTGTGCGGCACGCGGGGACGGCGCGCTCCGAGGCCGAGGCGCGCACCACGACCGTCCTGCGCGCGGGCCGGGCGAAGGTCGCCCACCTCGCCTACACCCTCCACACCAACGGCCACCCGCTGCCCGACGGGCAGCCCTGGGCGGTGGACATGATCGACGAGGAGCGGATCGTCGCGGACTCCCGGGCCGCCCGTGAGGAGGGCGCGGACGTCGTCGTGGTGTCCCTGCACTGGGGGACCGAATGGCAGGACGAGCCCGACCAGGACCAGTTGACGCTGGCCCGGAGCCTGACCGCCGCCCGCGCCGGCGAGCGCCCCGCCATCGATTTGATCCTCGGCACCCACGCCCATGTGCCCCAGGCGTACGAGAAGGTCAACGGCACCTGGGTGGTCTACGGGATGGGCGACCAGATCGCCGGCGAGATGATCAACGGCGACGGCGAACGCGACCCGCGCGGCAACCAGTCGTCCATCGGCCGCTTCACCTTCGCCCCGCCCGACCGGCCCGGCGAGCGCTGGCGGGTGACGAAGGCCGAGTTCGTCCCGCAGCTGTTCGACGTCGACGCCGGCCGGGTGGTGAACCTCAACCGCGCGCTGGACAAGGGCGCCGAGGTGAAGGCCGTGCGCGACCGCGTCCGCGACGTCGTGCTGAGCCGGGGCGCGGCCGAGGACGGGCTGGTGATGGGGAAGTAG
- a CDS encoding SCO0930 family lipoprotein, translating into MKTSWRSASLVVGAAVVLALTTACGQDGGGATGSQNVGATAAPGDVGDIGTGAGEGLGSGTGANAQASANAPQPAGKLSVSTNAEIGELVTDGAGRTLYRFDADTAKPPKTTCENDCATAWPPVAADDALAGEGIDEELLGEVTRPDGTKQLTIGGWPAYRYAKDTAAGDAKGQGVGGKWYALAADGKKAEADDAPGLSTRDDPKLGEIVVDGNGMTVYRFMKDEAWPKPVSACTGECLEKWPIVAPVEPNDTEGVVKKDLMTFTRPDGAEQQTVDCWPIYTFAGDKKPGDTNGQGVGGTWYAVSPDGKPVGAPKK; encoded by the coding sequence ATGAAGACCTCCTGGCGGAGTGCCTCACTCGTGGTGGGCGCCGCGGTGGTGCTGGCGCTGACGACGGCGTGCGGCCAGGACGGCGGCGGCGCCACCGGCAGCCAGAACGTGGGCGCCACGGCCGCGCCCGGAGACGTCGGCGACATCGGCACCGGGGCCGGCGAGGGACTGGGCAGCGGCACCGGCGCGAACGCCCAGGCGTCGGCGAACGCGCCGCAGCCCGCGGGCAAGCTGTCGGTCTCCACGAACGCCGAGATCGGCGAACTGGTGACCGACGGAGCGGGCCGTACCCTCTACCGCTTCGACGCGGACACCGCCAAGCCGCCCAAGACGACCTGCGAGAACGACTGCGCCACCGCCTGGCCGCCCGTGGCCGCCGACGACGCGCTGGCCGGCGAGGGCATCGACGAGGAGCTGCTCGGCGAGGTCACCCGGCCCGACGGCACCAAGCAGCTCACCATCGGCGGCTGGCCGGCCTACCGCTACGCCAAGGACACCGCCGCGGGAGACGCCAAGGGCCAGGGTGTGGGCGGCAAGTGGTACGCGCTGGCCGCCGACGGCAAGAAGGCCGAGGCGGACGACGCGCCCGGACTGTCCACCCGCGACGACCCGAAGCTCGGTGAGATCGTCGTCGACGGGAACGGGATGACCGTCTACCGCTTCATGAAGGACGAGGCCTGGCCGAAGCCCGTGTCGGCGTGCACCGGCGAGTGCCTGGAGAAGTGGCCCATTGTGGCGCCCGTGGAACCGAACGACACCGAGGGCGTCGTGAAGAAGGACCTGATGACCTTCACCCGCCCCGACGGGGCCGAGCAGCAGACGGTCGACTGCTGGCCGATCTACACCTTCGCCGGTGACAAGAAGCCCGGCGACACCAACGGCCAGGGCGTCGGCGGCACCTGGTACGCCGTGTCGCCCGACGGCAAGCCGGTCGGCGCGCCGAAGAAGTAG
- a CDS encoding class F sortase produces the protein MDASEWAEEEERRRKRAPWGVIALVLLTGLALIRNGSGEFDQGPPQPASAAASDARAADEAEPATGLAPLSYSVPDRVGIPAIQVDAPVMPVGLDAEGWVDAPPAEDPNLAGWFTGAVTPGEKGTAVVVGHVDNQQGPAVFYGLGALKKGNEVEVHRQDGKTAVFEIYGIEVFAKDDFPGDRVYASKGSPELRVITCGGGFSKQNGYEGNVVAFARMTEVR, from the coding sequence ATGGACGCGTCCGAGTGGGCCGAAGAGGAGGAGCGGCGCAGGAAGCGCGCTCCCTGGGGCGTGATAGCGCTGGTGCTGCTGACCGGGCTCGCGCTCATCCGGAACGGTTCGGGGGAGTTCGACCAGGGCCCGCCGCAGCCCGCGTCGGCCGCCGCCTCGGACGCTCGCGCCGCTGACGAGGCCGAGCCCGCCACGGGACTCGCCCCGCTGTCGTACTCGGTGCCCGACCGGGTCGGCATCCCCGCCATCCAGGTCGACGCGCCCGTCATGCCGGTAGGCCTCGACGCCGAGGGCTGGGTCGACGCGCCGCCCGCCGAGGACCCGAACCTGGCAGGCTGGTTCACCGGCGCGGTCACCCCGGGCGAGAAGGGCACGGCGGTCGTGGTCGGCCACGTCGACAACCAGCAGGGCCCCGCCGTCTTCTACGGACTCGGCGCCCTCAAGAAGGGGAACGAGGTCGAGGTGCACCGCCAGGACGGGAAGACGGCGGTCTTCGAGATCTACGGCATCGAGGTGTTCGCGAAGGACGACTTCCCCGGCGACCGGGTGTACGCGTCCAAGGGGAGCCCCGAACTGCGGGTCATCACCTGCGGCGGGGGTTTCTCCAAGCAGAACGGCTACGAGGGGAACGTCGTCGCCTTCGCCCGGATGACCGAGGTCCGCTGA
- a CDS encoding polysaccharide deacetylase family protein, translating to MQKDQLLIRRRALLAGVAAAGAVGTAGVLAVGPGGGPAPTAAPAPGPAARRPLKPSAYRLQPLTGYGAPGDAPRQPPVRSEPILRVSGRGRIMMLTFDDGPDARYTPDILDTLAEYDVRATFFVCGEMADHNRDLLSRMADEGHVVGNHTWSHPLLTRLTRRRIRSEMERTCEVVEQAYGEAPRWFRAPYGAWNRAAFQLGAELGMEPLAWTVDTLDWTTPGTGTIVERVEDGAAPGVVVLSHDAGGDRSQSVRALRRYLPELLDSGYHLTVPRRRFV from the coding sequence ATGCAGAAGGATCAGTTGCTCATCCGGCGCCGCGCCCTGCTGGCCGGTGTCGCGGCCGCCGGTGCGGTCGGCACCGCCGGCGTACTGGCGGTGGGTCCGGGGGGCGGACCGGCCCCGACGGCCGCGCCCGCCCCGGGCCCCGCGGCACGCCGCCCGCTCAAGCCGTCCGCCTACCGCCTCCAGCCCCTGACCGGGTACGGCGCGCCCGGAGACGCGCCCCGGCAGCCCCCGGTGCGCAGCGAGCCGATCCTGCGGGTGTCGGGCCGGGGCCGGATCATGATGCTCACCTTCGACGACGGCCCCGACGCCCGCTACACGCCGGACATCCTGGACACACTGGCCGAGTACGACGTGCGCGCGACGTTCTTCGTCTGCGGGGAGATGGCCGACCACAACCGGGACCTGCTGTCCCGGATGGCCGACGAGGGACACGTCGTCGGCAACCACACCTGGTCGCACCCGCTGCTGACCCGGCTGACCCGGCGCCGCATCCGCTCCGAGATGGAGCGCACGTGCGAGGTCGTCGAGCAGGCCTACGGGGAGGCGCCCCGCTGGTTCCGGGCCCCCTACGGGGCGTGGAACCGCGCAGCCTTCCAGCTCGGCGCGGAGCTGGGCATGGAACCGCTGGCCTGGACCGTGGACACCCTCGACTGGACCACCCCCGGCACCGGCACCATCGTCGAGCGGGTCGAGGACGGCGCCGCCCCCGGCGTCGTGGTGCTCTCGCACGACGCCGGGGGCGACCGCTCGCAGAGCGTCCGGGCCCTGCGCAGGTATCTGCCCGAGCTGCTGGACTCCGGCTACCACCTCACCGTCCCGCGCCGCCGGTTCGTCTGA